One segment of Gammaproteobacteria bacterium DNA contains the following:
- the rnhB gene encoding ribonuclease HII, producing the protein MNDHVDFDFTRGLRLVAGVDEVGRGPLAGPVVAAAVILDPARPIDGLADSKRLSETRREALAPIIRECALVWALGRAEVEEIDALNILQASLLAMRRAVLALTTVPDFALIDGNRCPELPCPAEAVIKGDSRVAAISAASIIAKVARDHEMVELDAQYPGYGLAGHKGYPSPGHLAALARLGVTPIHRRSFAPVRRLL; encoded by the coding sequence ATGAACGACCACGTGGACTTCGATTTCACCCGCGGTCTGCGCCTGGTCGCCGGGGTCGACGAGGTCGGTCGCGGCCCGCTGGCGGGGCCGGTGGTGGCGGCCGCGGTGATCCTCGATCCTGCGCGCCCCATCGACGGTCTGGCCGATTCCAAGCGGCTCAGCGAGACGCGCCGGGAGGCGTTGGCACCGATCATCCGGGAGTGTGCGCTCGTCTGGGCCCTGGGACGCGCCGAGGTGGAGGAGATCGACGCGCTCAACATCCTGCAGGCCAGTCTCCTGGCCATGCGGCGTGCCGTGCTGGCACTCACGACGGTACCGGATTTCGCACTCATCGACGGCAACCGCTGCCCCGAGCTGCCTTGCCCGGCCGAGGCGGTCATCAAGGGTGACAGCCGTGTCGCGGCCATCAGCGCCGCCTCCATCATCGCCAAGGTCGCGCGCGACCACGAGATGGTCGAACTGGACGCCCAGTACCCGGGCTACGGCCTGGCCGGCCACAAGGGCTATCCCAGCCCCGGGCACCTCGCCGCGCTGGCGCGCCTGGGCGTCACCCCCATCCACCGGCGCAGTTTCGCGCCGGTACGGCGGCTCTTATAG
- the lpxA gene encoding acyl-ACP--UDP-N-acetylglucosamine O-acyltransferase, with protein sequence MIDPRAVVDPKAELAEDVSIGPYAVIGPDVEIGAGTTIGPHAVINGPTRIGRDNRIFQFVSLGDAPQDKKYAGEPTRLEIGDGNTIREFVTINRGTVQDQGVTRIGDDNWIMAYVHIAHDCVIGSHTVFANNASLAGHVRIEDYVILGGFTLVHQFCALGEHSFTAFSTGIAKDVPPYVMVSGYSAQPHGLNTEGLKRRGFDADAIRTLKQAYKTLYRSKLTLQEAIEALRVQAADCREVGIMVEFLEKRQRGIVR encoded by the coding sequence TTGATCGATCCGCGCGCAGTCGTCGACCCGAAGGCGGAATTGGCCGAGGATGTCAGCATCGGCCCCTATGCGGTGATCGGCCCGGACGTCGAGATCGGCGCCGGTACCACCATCGGCCCGCACGCGGTCATCAACGGCCCGACCCGTATTGGCCGCGACAACCGTATCTTTCAGTTCGTCTCGCTCGGTGATGCCCCGCAGGATAAGAAATATGCGGGCGAACCGACGCGCCTGGAGATCGGCGACGGCAACACGATCCGCGAGTTCGTCACCATCAATCGCGGTACCGTGCAGGATCAGGGTGTCACGCGCATCGGCGATGACAATTGGATCATGGCCTATGTGCACATCGCGCACGACTGCGTGATCGGCAGCCACACGGTGTTCGCCAACAATGCCTCGCTGGCCGGGCATGTGCGCATCGAGGACTACGTGATCCTCGGCGGTTTCACCCTGGTGCATCAGTTCTGCGCCCTGGGCGAGCACAGCTTCACCGCCTTCAGCACCGGCATTGCCAAGGACGTACCGCCCTACGTGATGGTCAGTGGTTACTCCGCCCAGCCGCATGGCCTGAATACCGAGGGGCTCAAGCGACGCGGCTTCGACGCCGACGCCATCCGCACGCTCAAGCAGGCCTACAAGACCCTGTACCGCTCCAAGCTCACCCTGCAGGAGGCCATCGAGGCCTTGCGTGTGCAGGCCGCCGACTGCCGGGAAGTGGGCATTATGGTCGAGTTTCTGGAGAAGCGGCAGCGCGGGATCGTGCGATAG
- the lpxB gene encoding lipid-A-disaccharide synthase, whose translation MQTPQPSTAPLRIGIVAGEMSGDLLGAGLIRAIHEHHPDAVVEGIGGPQMLAAGCHSLFPLEELSVMGLVEVLVHLPRLLRIRREIVRHFFANPPDVFVGIDAPDFNLGVEQRLKRSGIPTVHYVSPSVWAWRRGRVRKIARSVDRMLALFPFEAEFYREHAVPVSFVGHPLADMIPERVAADAARATLGLPTDVPLVALLPGSRAGEVARLAERFVGTMAWCVRHRPGIHFVVPLANATTRAIFVTALDRQGGELPVQLIDGNARQVMAASDAVLLASGTATLEALLLKRPMVVAYRLAPLTYWLARRLVKLPHFALPNLLAGRALVPEFLQDDVLPEILGEAVLQCLDDSATRTRLITAFDELHHALRRDADRSAAAAVLEVAGR comes from the coding sequence ATGCAAACCCCGCAACCGAGTACCGCACCCCTGCGCATCGGCATCGTCGCCGGCGAGATGTCCGGTGACCTGCTCGGTGCCGGCCTGATCCGCGCCATCCACGAGCATCATCCGGACGCGGTGGTCGAAGGTATCGGCGGGCCGCAGATGCTGGCCGCCGGCTGCCACAGCCTGTTCCCGCTGGAGGAACTGTCGGTGATGGGCCTGGTCGAGGTGCTCGTGCATCTGCCGCGGTTGCTGCGCATCCGCCGTGAGATCGTCCGGCATTTCTTCGCCAATCCACCGGACGTGTTCGTGGGCATCGACGCGCCGGATTTCAATCTGGGTGTCGAGCAGCGATTGAAGCGCAGTGGTATCCCGACCGTACACTATGTGAGCCCCTCGGTGTGGGCCTGGCGGCGTGGCCGGGTCCGCAAGATCGCGCGCAGTGTCGACCGCATGCTGGCCCTGTTCCCCTTCGAGGCCGAATTCTACCGTGAGCATGCCGTACCGGTGTCGTTCGTCGGGCACCCGCTCGCCGACATGATCCCGGAGCGTGTCGCGGCGGACGCGGCGCGGGCGACCCTGGGGCTGCCCACGGACGTCCCCCTGGTGGCGCTGCTGCCCGGCAGCCGTGCCGGCGAGGTGGCGCGGCTGGCCGAGCGCTTCGTCGGGACGATGGCGTGGTGTGTGCGTCACCGGCCCGGTATCCATTTCGTGGTGCCGCTGGCCAATGCGACCACCCGCGCGATCTTCGTGACGGCCCTCGACCGGCAGGGGGGCGAGTTGCCGGTGCAACTCATCGACGGCAATGCGCGCCAGGTGATGGCGGCGAGCGACGCCGTGCTGCTGGCCTCGGGTACGGCGACCCTGGAGGCGCTGCTGCTGAAGCGGCCGATGGTGGTGGCTTACCGCCTGGCGCCGCTCACCTATTGGCTGGCGCGGCGGCTGGTCAAACTGCCGCATTTCGCACTGCCCAATCTGTTGGCCGGGCGGGCACTGGTCCCTGAATTCCTGCAGGATGACGTGCTGCCGGAGATCCTGGGTGAGGCGGTCCTGCAATGCCTGGACGACAGCGCCACGCGCACGCGGCTGATCACCGCCTTCGACGAGCTGCATCACGCACTGCGCCGCGATGCCGATCGCAGCGCCGCAGCGGCCGTGCTCGAGGTCGCCGGACGATGA
- a CDS encoding OmpH family outer membrane protein codes for MRYIVKTLFALCLLAPALVLAEVKIGFVNTVKLMEEAPQAKAAISKMEAEFAPREKELVALQRDIKQTEDKLGRDAAVMSDANRGKAERDLVSRKRDLKRAQDEFREDLNIRRNEELSKLQRRLYDAIVDLAKAENYDLIVSEGVVFASTRIDITDAVLTRLKQQGN; via the coding sequence ATGCGTTATATCGTGAAGACCCTGTTTGCCCTGTGCCTGCTGGCGCCAGCACTGGTGCTGGCGGAGGTCAAGATCGGGTTCGTGAATACCGTCAAGCTGATGGAGGAGGCGCCGCAGGCCAAGGCGGCCATCAGCAAGATGGAGGCGGAATTCGCGCCACGCGAGAAAGAGCTGGTCGCACTGCAGCGTGACATCAAACAGACGGAAGACAAGCTGGGTCGCGATGCTGCCGTCATGAGCGATGCCAACCGCGGCAAGGCCGAGCGTGATCTGGTCAGCCGCAAGCGTGACCTGAAGCGCGCCCAGGACGAGTTCCGCGAGGATCTCAACATCCGTCGCAACGAAGAGCTCTCCAAGCTGCAGCGGCGTTTGTACGATGCCATCGTCGATCTGGCCAAGGCAGAGAACTATGATCTCATCGTCAGCGAAGGCGTGGTGTTCGCCAGTACCCGCATCGACATCACCGATGCGGTGCTCACGCGTCTGAAACAGCAAGGCAACTGA
- the accA gene encoding acetyl-CoA carboxylase carboxyl transferase subunit alpha, whose amino-acid sequence MNLNFLDFEQPIAELEAKIEELRFLGNDTEINISEEIGRLQEKSRSLTASIFAKLSPWQISQLARHPQRPHTLDYIQRLFTDFDELHGDRAFADDAAIVGGVARIDGRPVMVIGHQKGHDTKEKLVRNFGMPRPEGYRKALRLMQMAEKFRLPLLTFIDTPGAYPGIGAEERGQSEAIARNLSAMTELKTPIICTVIGEGGSGGALAIGVGDRVLMLEYSTYSVISPEGCASILWKSADKAQDAAESLGITAKRLLELKLVDGIIPEPLGGAHRDIDATAESLRQALLQQLDNIGGLTPEQLLKARYQRIMGYGHFSVS is encoded by the coding sequence ATGAACCTCAACTTCCTGGATTTCGAACAGCCCATCGCCGAGCTCGAGGCCAAGATCGAGGAACTGCGGTTCCTGGGTAACGACACCGAGATCAACATCAGCGAGGAGATCGGGCGCCTGCAGGAGAAAAGCCGCTCGCTGACCGCGTCGATCTTCGCCAAGCTCAGCCCCTGGCAGATCTCACAGCTCGCCCGTCATCCGCAGCGGCCGCACACGCTCGACTACATCCAACGCCTGTTCACCGATTTCGACGAGTTGCACGGTGACCGCGCCTTTGCCGACGACGCTGCCATCGTCGGCGGCGTTGCCCGGATCGATGGCCGGCCGGTGATGGTGATCGGTCACCAGAAGGGACACGACACCAAAGAGAAGCTGGTGCGCAATTTCGGCATGCCGCGCCCCGAGGGTTACCGCAAGGCGTTGCGTCTGATGCAGATGGCCGAGAAGTTCCGCCTGCCGCTCCTGACCTTCATCGATACGCCCGGCGCCTATCCCGGTATCGGTGCCGAGGAGCGCGGCCAGAGCGAGGCCATCGCCCGCAACCTATCCGCCATGACCGAGCTGAAGACACCGATCATCTGCACGGTGATCGGCGAGGGCGGTTCCGGTGGCGCGCTGGCGATCGGTGTCGGTGACCGGGTGCTGATGCTGGAGTACAGCACCTATTCGGTGATCTCGCCCGAGGGCTGTGCGTCCATCCTGTGGAAGAGCGCCGACAAGGCCCAGGATGCCGCCGAGTCCCTGGGCATCACGGCCAAGCGCCTGCTGGAACTCAAGCTCGTCGATGGCATCATCCCCGAGCCACTCGGCGGTGCGCACCGCGACATCGATGCCACGGCGGAATCCCTCCGCCAGGCCCTGCTGCAGCAA
- the lpxD gene encoding UDP-3-O-(3-hydroxymyristoyl)glucosamine N-acyltransferase, protein MSLTLGELAARTGTEPHGDAALSIAGVCTLQDGRPDCISFLANPRYRRYLDDTRAGAVILAAADLAACPVPALVSSNPYATYARVATLLTAVETPPPGVHPTAVVGDDCHIDPTASIGPLCVIGARVAIGAGAVIGPGCVLERDVVIGANTRLVAGVVLCHGVSIGRDCLFHPGVVVGSDGFGIAKDAGRWIKVPQLGSVYIGDDVEIGANTTVDRGALEDTVIADGVKLDNQIQIAHNVQVGAHTAVAGCVGISGSARIGAHCMLAGGVGVVGHLEIADHTVVTGMSMVTKSITEPGVYSSGLAVLPGEQWNRIVARLRRLDDMARRLQALERKLAGKDA, encoded by the coding sequence GTGAGCTTGACACTGGGTGAGCTGGCCGCGCGCACGGGGACCGAACCCCACGGTGACGCGGCACTGTCCATCGCGGGTGTCTGTACGCTGCAGGACGGGCGGCCGGACTGCATCAGCTTTCTGGCAAATCCGCGTTATCGCCGCTACCTCGATGATACCCGCGCCGGGGCCGTTATCCTGGCCGCTGCGGATCTGGCAGCCTGTCCGGTACCGGCCCTGGTAAGCAGTAATCCGTACGCGACCTACGCACGGGTCGCGACACTGCTCACCGCGGTGGAGACACCACCACCGGGCGTGCATCCGACGGCGGTGGTGGGAGACGACTGCCACATCGATCCAACGGCAAGCATCGGCCCGCTGTGTGTGATCGGCGCGCGCGTCGCGATCGGTGCCGGTGCGGTGATCGGCCCCGGCTGTGTACTGGAGCGCGACGTCGTCATCGGCGCGAACACGCGCCTGGTCGCCGGCGTCGTACTGTGTCACGGTGTGAGCATCGGCCGCGATTGCCTGTTTCATCCCGGTGTGGTCGTTGGCAGCGACGGCTTTGGCATCGCCAAGGATGCCGGTCGCTGGATCAAAGTTCCACAGCTCGGCAGCGTGTACATCGGCGATGACGTCGAAATCGGCGCGAACACGACCGTGGACCGGGGGGCGCTGGAGGACACCGTGATCGCCGACGGTGTCAAGCTCGATAATCAGATTCAGATCGCACACAACGTGCAGGTCGGCGCGCATACTGCCGTCGCCGGTTGCGTCGGCATCTCCGGCAGCGCCCGGATCGGTGCCCACTGCATGCTGGCTGGCGGCGTCGGTGTGGTCGGGCACCTGGAGATTGCCGACCACACCGTGGTCACCGGCATGTCCATGGTGACCAAGTCGATCACTGAGCCGGGTGTGTACTCCTCGGGCCTGGCCGTGCTGCCCGGCGAGCAGTGGAACCGGATCGTCGCGCGCCTGCGGCGCCTGGATGACATGGCCCGGCGCCTGCAGGCACTGGAGCGGAAGCTGGCAGGAAAAGACGCTTAG
- the dnaE gene encoding DNA polymerase III subunit alpha, translated as MPVPFVHLHLHTEYSLVDGIVRIEPLVQAVAAAGMPACAVTDQSNLFALVKFYKAAIGAGIKPIIGADVWVHNAQDPNQPSRLVLLCQDRAGYLNLNALISRSYIEGQHRGVPILQKDWLRAHSAGLIALSGGRSGDVGVALRAGNDALAEELLDDWLGLFPDRYYLELQRTGREYEEEYLHAAVQLAARRAVPVVATNDVHFLAPDDFEAHEARVCIHDGRTLDDPRRPHRHSEQQYLKTPAEMAALFADIPEALENSVEIARRCNLELTLGKNYLPEFPVPAGMTMDELFRQQAHEGLEQRLEKLFAAPSDAGAQDVAERRRPYDERLQIELDVIIQMGFSGYFLIVADFIKWAKANGVPVGPGRGSGAGSLVAYALTITDLDPIHYDLLFERFLNPERVSMPDFDVDFCMEGRDRVIDYVAGKYGRDKVSQIITYGSMAAKAVVRDVGRVLGHPYGFVDRIAKLIPFELGITLDKALAQDEQLRRAYENEEDVRAIIDLAKSLEGLSRNAGKHAGGVVIAPSRLTDFTPLYCEAGGANLVSQFDKDDVEAVGLVKFDFLGLRTLTIIDGALATLNRQRAEHGAEAVDIERIPLDDPAAFALLKACQTTAVFQLESSGMKDLIRRLQPDSFEDIIALVALFRPGPLQSGMVDDFIARKHGKQRVEYPHPKLEPILKPTYGVILYQEQVMQIAQVLAGYTLGGADLLRRAMGKKKPEEMAQQREIFTQGAVANGVDANVATYIFDLMEKFAGYGFNKSHSAAYALVSYQTAWLKAHHLAPFMAAVLSADMDNTDKVVTLIDECRSMQLRVIPPDINRSDYRFTVADDDTVIYGLGAIKGVGQAAIEGVMAEREAHGTFKDLYTFCRRVDLRKLNRRVLEALIRAGACDSLGGNRATLMAQLPTALKLAEQQERDSGAGQVDLFGNVVATGDVPVEVVSLPEWDEEIRLQGEKETLGLYLTGHPICRYEAELAHITSGRLAALIGNGDVPGSRSTDRQVVVAGLVLALRVRQTRRGSMAFVTLDDRSARVEMRVFSDVFEQHRNLIAKDRVLVVEGVLGYDDYSGGQQLTADKVYDISQAREIFARRVVIAVDDAQAGNGFMQSLAEILQPFRQGKCPVWVDYRNRAARAQVALGREWNVRPADELLHRLHELAGEEKVAVEYATTDTRGKRQDTSRL; from the coding sequence ATGCCCGTGCCCTTCGTCCATCTCCATTTGCACACCGAATACTCGCTGGTCGACGGCATCGTGCGGATCGAGCCGCTGGTGCAGGCGGTGGCCGCCGCCGGCATGCCGGCCTGCGCGGTGACCGATCAGAGCAACCTGTTCGCGCTGGTGAAGTTCTACAAAGCGGCCATCGGCGCCGGCATCAAGCCCATCATCGGCGCGGACGTCTGGGTCCACAATGCACAGGATCCGAACCAACCCAGCCGGCTGGTCTTGCTGTGCCAGGACCGTGCCGGCTATCTCAACCTCAATGCGCTCATTTCGCGCAGCTATATCGAGGGTCAGCATCGCGGTGTGCCGATCCTGCAGAAGGATTGGCTGCGCGCGCACAGCGCCGGGCTGATCGCCCTGTCGGGCGGGCGCAGCGGCGACGTCGGCGTGGCCCTGCGCGCCGGCAACGACGCGCTTGCCGAAGAACTTCTGGACGACTGGCTCGGTCTGTTCCCCGATCGCTATTACCTGGAACTCCAGCGCACCGGCCGCGAGTATGAAGAGGAGTACCTGCACGCCGCGGTGCAGCTGGCCGCGCGCCGCGCCGTGCCGGTGGTCGCCACCAACGACGTGCATTTTCTCGCCCCGGACGACTTCGAGGCGCACGAGGCGCGGGTGTGCATCCACGACGGCCGAACCCTGGACGACCCGCGCCGACCGCACCGCCACAGTGAGCAGCAATACCTGAAGACACCCGCGGAGATGGCCGCGCTGTTCGCCGACATCCCCGAGGCACTGGAAAACAGTGTCGAGATCGCCAGGCGCTGCAATCTGGAACTGACACTGGGCAAGAACTATCTGCCGGAGTTCCCGGTGCCGGCCGGCATGACCATGGACGAACTCTTCCGGCAGCAGGCGCACGAGGGCTTGGAGCAACGGCTGGAAAAACTGTTCGCTGCGCCATCGGATGCGGGCGCGCAGGACGTCGCGGAGCGCCGCAGGCCCTACGACGAGCGTCTTCAGATCGAGCTCGATGTCATCATCCAGATGGGCTTTTCCGGCTATTTCCTGATCGTCGCCGACTTCATCAAATGGGCCAAGGCCAACGGCGTGCCGGTCGGTCCCGGCCGTGGTTCCGGCGCCGGTTCGCTGGTCGCCTACGCGCTGACCATCACCGACCTCGATCCGATCCACTACGACCTGCTGTTCGAGCGCTTCCTCAACCCCGAGCGCGTGTCCATGCCCGACTTCGACGTCGACTTCTGCATGGAGGGTCGCGACCGGGTGATCGATTACGTCGCCGGGAAGTACGGCCGCGACAAGGTCTCGCAGATCATCACCTATGGCTCCATGGCGGCGAAGGCCGTGGTGCGCGATGTCGGCCGGGTGCTCGGTCACCCCTACGGCTTCGTCGACCGCATCGCCAAACTGATCCCTTTCGAACTCGGCATCACGCTGGACAAGGCGTTGGCCCAGGACGAGCAACTGCGCCGGGCCTACGAGAACGAAGAGGACGTGCGCGCCATCATCGACCTCGCCAAGTCGCTCGAAGGCCTCTCCCGCAACGCCGGCAAGCACGCCGGCGGGGTGGTGATCGCACCCTCCAGGCTCACCGATTTCACGCCGCTGTACTGCGAGGCCGGCGGTGCCAACCTGGTCAGCCAGTTCGACAAGGACGACGTCGAGGCGGTCGGCCTGGTGAAGTTCGATTTTCTGGGTCTGCGCACGCTGACCATCATCGACGGGGCGCTGGCGACCCTGAACCGTCAGCGTGCCGAACACGGCGCGGAAGCGGTCGACATCGAACGTATCCCGCTGGACGATCCGGCGGCATTCGCTCTCCTCAAGGCCTGCCAGACCACGGCGGTGTTCCAGCTGGAATCCAGCGGCATGAAGGACCTGATCCGGCGTCTGCAGCCCGACAGCTTCGAGGACATCATCGCGCTGGTAGCGCTGTTCCGCCCGGGCCCCTTGCAGTCGGGTATGGTCGATGACTTCATCGCGCGCAAGCACGGCAAACAGCGGGTCGAATACCCGCATCCCAAGCTTGAACCGATCCTCAAACCGACCTACGGCGTGATCCTGTACCAGGAACAGGTGATGCAGATCGCTCAGGTGCTGGCCGGCTACACGCTCGGCGGTGCCGACCTGCTGCGCCGCGCCATGGGCAAGAAGAAGCCCGAGGAGATGGCCCAGCAGCGCGAGATCTTCACGCAGGGCGCAGTCGCCAATGGCGTCGATGCGAACGTCGCCACCTACATCTTCGACCTGATGGAGAAGTTCGCCGGATACGGTTTCAACAAGTCGCACTCGGCGGCCTATGCGCTGGTCTCCTACCAGACCGCCTGGTTGAAGGCGCATCACCTGGCACCGTTCATGGCCGCGGTACTGTCGGCGGACATGGACAACACCGACAAGGTGGTCACGCTCATCGATGAATGTCGGTCGATGCAGCTGCGGGTGATCCCACCGGACATCAACCGTTCCGACTACCGTTTCACCGTGGCCGACGATGACACCGTGATCTACGGCCTCGGCGCCATCAAGGGTGTCGGTCAGGCGGCCATCGAAGGCGTGATGGCCGAACGCGAGGCCCATGGCACGTTCAAGGACCTGTACACCTTCTGCCGCCGCGTCGACCTGCGCAAGCTCAACCGCCGGGTGCTGGAGGCGCTGATCCGCGCCGGTGCCTGCGACAGCCTGGGGGGGAACCGCGCCACCCTGATGGCGCAACTGCCGACTGCATTGAAGCTCGCCGAGCAGCAGGAGCGTGACTCGGGTGCGGGGCAGGTCGATCTGTTCGGCAATGTCGTCGCGACCGGGGACGTGCCGGTCGAGGTCGTCAGCCTGCCGGAATGGGACGAGGAGATCCGCCTGCAGGGCGAAAAGGAGACCCTCGGTCTGTATCTCACCGGTCATCCCATCTGCCGCTACGAGGCCGAGCTGGCGCACATCACCAGCGGCCGTCTGGCGGCGTTGATCGGCAACGGGGATGTCCCGGGTTCACGCAGCACCGACCGGCAGGTCGTGGTGGCCGGCCTGGTGCTCGCCCTGCGGGTGCGCCAGACCCGGCGCGGTTCCATGGCCTTCGTCACCCTCGATGACCGCAGCGCACGGGTCGAGATGCGGGTGTTCTCCGATGTGTTCGAGCAGCACCGCAACCTGATCGCCAAGGACCGGGTGCTGGTGGTGGAGGGAGTGCTCGGCTACGACGATTATTCGGGCGGCCAGCAACTCACCGCCGACAAAGTCTATGATATCAGTCAGGCACGCGAGATCTTCGCCCGGCGAGTGGTCATCGCGGTCGACGATGCGCAGGCCGGCAACGGTTTCATGCAGTCCCTGGCCGAGATCCTGCAGCCGTTTCGGCAGGGCAAGTGCCCGGTCTGGGTCGATTACCGCAACCGCGCGGCCCGTGCCCAGGTCGCCCTGGGCCGCGAATGGAACGTGCGCCCGGCCGACGAACTGCTCCACCGTCTGCATGAACTGGCCGGGGAGGAGAAGGTGGCGGTGGAATACGCCACCACGGATACAAGGGGCAAGAGGCAGGATACAAGTCGATTATAA
- the fabZ gene encoding 3-hydroxyacyl-ACP dehydratase FabZ has translation MTETTLNINDILRLLPHRYPFLLIDRVLDYRQGEFLRGYKNVSFNEPFFNGHFPQRPIMPGVMILESLAQATGLLAFRTVDRAANNDSLFYLVGIDKARFKRPVEPGDQLMLEVRFVNSKRGIWVFEGEATVAGKLAASAQIMCTERSVDI, from the coding sequence ATGACCGAGACGACACTGAACATCAACGACATCCTGCGGCTGCTGCCGCACCGTTATCCCTTCCTGCTCATCGACCGTGTGCTGGACTACCGGCAGGGTGAATTCCTGCGCGGCTACAAGAACGTGAGCTTCAACGAGCCGTTCTTCAATGGCCATTTCCCGCAGCGGCCAATCATGCCCGGAGTGATGATCCTTGAATCACTGGCGCAGGCCACCGGTCTGCTGGCATTCCGCACCGTGGATCGTGCCGCCAACAACGATTCACTGTTCTACCTGGTGGGTATCGACAAGGCGCGCTTCAAGCGACCGGTGGAGCCGGGTGATCAGCTCATGCTCGAGGTGCGCTTCGTCAACAGCAAGCGGGGTATCTGGGTGTTCGAGGGCGAGGCGACCGTCGCGGGCAAGCTTGCCGCGAGTGCTCAGATCATGTGCACGGAACGGAGTGTAGACATTTGA